In Synechococcus sp. CC9616, the following are encoded in one genomic region:
- a CDS encoding LL-diaminopimelate aminotransferase — MVQVNGNYLKLKAGYLFPEIGRRVKAFSTAHPDAPLIRLGIGDVTEPLPQACRDAMKIAIDAMGTAEGFHGYGPEQGYAWLREAIATHDFQSRGCAISADEIFVSDGSKCDSSNILDILGEGNRIAVTDPVYPVYVDSNVMAGRTGQAGDEGRYAGLSYLPISADNGFTAEIPSEPVDLIYLCFPNNPTGAVATKKQLTAWVDYARKNGALILFDAAYEAFIQDPELPHSIYEIDGARDCAIEFRSFSKNAGFTGTRCAFTVVPKGLKGKAANAEDVELWGLWNRRQSTKFNGVSYIIQRGAEAVYSAAGQQEVKGLVSFYMENASIIRKQLSSAGLTVYGGEHAPYVWIKTPDGMDSWGFFDHLLNNANVVGTPGSGFGAAGEGYFRLSAFNSRANVDDAMARIQAL; from the coding sequence GTGGTTCAGGTCAACGGCAATTACCTCAAACTCAAGGCGGGCTATCTGTTCCCTGAAATCGGCAGGCGTGTGAAGGCCTTCAGCACGGCCCATCCCGATGCACCCCTGATCCGACTCGGAATCGGTGATGTCACCGAACCACTACCGCAGGCGTGTCGCGATGCCATGAAGATCGCGATCGACGCGATGGGGACAGCCGAGGGCTTTCACGGCTATGGCCCAGAGCAGGGATACGCCTGGCTGAGAGAGGCGATTGCCACGCACGACTTCCAGTCCCGCGGTTGCGCGATCAGCGCCGATGAGATCTTCGTCTCCGATGGCTCCAAGTGCGACAGCAGCAACATCCTCGACATCCTTGGTGAGGGCAACCGCATTGCCGTCACCGATCCGGTGTACCCGGTATACGTCGACAGCAATGTGATGGCCGGCCGGACAGGCCAGGCCGGCGACGAGGGTCGTTATGCAGGGCTGAGCTACTTGCCGATCAGCGCTGACAACGGTTTCACCGCTGAGATCCCCAGCGAACCTGTGGATCTGATCTACCTCTGCTTCCCCAACAACCCAACAGGTGCCGTCGCCACCAAGAAGCAGCTGACAGCCTGGGTTGACTACGCGCGCAAGAACGGCGCTCTCATCCTGTTCGATGCCGCCTACGAAGCGTTCATTCAGGATCCCGAGCTGCCTCACTCGATCTATGAAATCGATGGTGCCCGTGATTGCGCCATTGAATTCCGGTCCTTCTCCAAGAACGCAGGATTCACCGGTACCCGCTGCGCCTTCACCGTGGTGCCAAAGGGGCTGAAGGGCAAGGCTGCCAATGCTGAGGACGTGGAACTCTGGGGCCTCTGGAACCGGCGTCAGAGCACCAAGTTCAACGGTGTCAGCTACATCATCCAGCGCGGCGCCGAGGCGGTGTACTCAGCGGCCGGACAGCAGGAAGTGAAAGGGCTGGTGAGCTTCTACATGGAGAACGCTTCCATCATCCGCAAGCAACTGAGCAGCGCCGGCCTCACCGTCTATGGCGGTGAACATGCCCCCTACGTCTGGATCAAAACCCCCGACGGCATGGATTCCTGGGGATTCTTTGATCATCTGCTCAACAACGCCAACGTGGTCGGCACGCCAGGCAGCGGCTTCGGCGCCGCAGGCGAAGGCTATTTCCGACTGTCCGCTTTCAACAGCCGCGCCAATGTTGACGACGCCATGGCCAGGATCCAGGCGCTATGA